One Chlamydiales bacterium genomic window, TGATTACCTTGAGGACTTTTTGAACTATGCGGAAGCGTGGAAAATTGAAGCAACTGAATTTATTAAATCATAAACTCGGTAAATGATTAGGTAATAAATAATGAATGCTGAATTTGTCGCCGAAGAAGGAGTTTTAAAGGGATTGATTCTTTCTCTTGAAGATGGTCAAGAGTGGTCATTTGGTTCTGATCCTGATCAGGTGACCATTGTGATTGAAGATCCAAAAGTCTCACCTAAACATTTTATCTGTTATAAAACTCCAGAAGGTTATTTCATTGAAAATTTAAGTCAAGAATCTCCTACTTTACTTAACAATGCTGCTTTTTCATCTCGTAAGCAACTGCAAGCTGGCGATAAAGTGGGTGTTGGTAAGACAATTTTTCAATTTTATCCTGAAGGAGCTCTTAGTAAATATGCCTTTGAACCCGAATATGCCTTTGAATCAGAGACTCCTTTTTTAGATTCTGAGGAAGAAGGGGAACCTTTCCTTAAAGAAGAGGATAAAAACTTGGATCAGACTTCTTCTCCTGTTGACCAGGAAGAAATAGATGAGGAAGAGGAGAATCGAAATGACCAAGAAGAGAGTCGGAATGATAGGGGAATAGAGTATTCAAATGACTCAGATGAAGAAATCGCAAAAGAGGCCATGGAAGATGGCGATGCAGAATATAAAGAAGAATTATCTTATCCAATCGATTCGAGTGGTAAACAAGAAGATTTAGCTAGAGAAGAGATCTTCAGACAAGTAGAAGATTCTGAGGTGATGATAGACCTCACTCCCACCACTCGATTTTTGATTAAAGTGATCTCAGGTCCAAATACAGGAGCTGAATTTGCCCTTGAATTAGAGCATAAGTATTTGATTGGAACTGATTCAGAAACCTGTGATTTGGTATTTAATGATTTAAGTGTATCGAGAGAACATGCGCGTCTTCTATTGAATGAAGATGGAGAAATTTTTATAGAAGATCTAGGAAGCCGTAATGGAGTTATCGTTGATAATGAGAGAATTGTAAATTCTACCCAACTATTTGCAAATGTCGTAGTTGCTTTGGGAACTTCAGCTTTTCTTTTAATCGATAAAGAAGCTCCTTCTGAAACAATTGTCACTCAAGTTTTTGAAACATCTCAAAAGAAAAAAGAAGAGGTTCTAGAAGAGGGGACTCATCAAGAGAGTAATCCTTCTTTACCCATTAAACAATCTTTAAATCCTCTTGCACATGGTTCACTTATCCTCGCCTTGTTTATTGCGGGCTTAGCTGTTTTATTTGGAATCGGGATGGTCTCTTTATTGCAAACAAGCGAGGTGATCATTGAGAAACAGGATTATCCAAAAGAAATCCAAGAGATACTTAAAGACTATCCAGCCATTCAATATACCTATAATCCTTTGAGTGGAAAGCTTTTTTTGATGGGACATGTCAGAACAGGTGTTGAGATGAATGAGTTATTATATAAGATCAAGAATTTAATCTTTATTCATGGTCTGGAAAATAATATTGTCAACGATGAGGCTGTTTGGCAAGAGATGAATATTTTACTCTCAAAAATTTCCCAGTTCAAAGGGGTCAGTATGCATTCTCCCCAGGCTGGGATATTTATCATTTCTGGTTATTTAAAAACCCATTTACAAGCGAGTAACCTGATTGACTATCTCAATATTAACTTCAATTATCCTAACCTTTTGGAAAATCATGTGTTTGTTGAAGAACAAATTATTCAAGACGTCAGTGCTCAATTGATTCAGCATGGGTTTGGAGCAGTCACACCTGCTTTTTCCACGGGTGAGTTATTGCTAACAGGTTATATTAATTCAACACAAACATATGAATATAAAAGTTTGGTTGATGCATTTGAAAAGATTTTAGGTATACGTTCCATAAAGAACTTTGTAGTGGCAGTCTCATCTGAGCAGGGTTTAATCGATTTGAATAGGCGTTATCCGAATAAGTATCGTGTTACAGGTTTTTCAAAACATGGAGATGTAAATATTAATGTTGTGATTAATGGGCGCATTTTAACAAGAGGAGATCAAATTGATTTAATGACCATTACAAGTATTCAACCTCATGCAATTTTTCTTGAAAAGGATGGTTTAAAATATAAGATCGAGTACAACAAATAAGGTAAATTATATATAAGGAAAGAATGATGTTTGGAATGGAAAGTGACAAAAAAAAAATACAATCAGTTGATTATTCCTTTGATTTAGAGGAAGAGTTAAAAGATGTAGGAAAATTACGTGCTTTAAAAGAGCAAATTGAGGAACGAATTTCACAATTGAAAATTCTTCTTCGTAAAGGAGAAAATAAAAAAAAATTTGATCAATCGCAAACACTTTTACATGGATATTTAGCTCTTCAGAAAGTGGTTCAGCGTGTAAATAGAAAAGTATTGTAAGGAGGAAAGTTATGACGGGTCAAGGTTCGGCACCATCTTTTGATTTTAATAAGATTCTTAAAGGTTTAGAAAGCTATGTACAGTCTGTTCAAACCTATTTAAATCAGTTAGAGGCCGCAACAGGAGGTACAGTCAATTTAGCGACTATGTTTAACATGCAGTTTCATATGCAAATTATGTCACAGTATATTGAAGCAGTCTCGAATGCTTTGAGTGCAGTTCATAATGAAATGGTCACAATGGCACGTGCGGTTAAAGGACAATAATAAATTTAGAGGATTAAGGATATGGAAACACTTCAGGATTTTAAAGTAGATCTTGCCTTATTAGTTGAGGGAGGGTTGATCGCAATTAAGCAGGGCGATGAAGAGAGTGCAAAAAAATTATTTAATGCTGTCGGTATTCTTGATCCACAAAATATGGTTCGGAAGATGGGGTATGGGATTATTGCTTTGCATAAGATGGATATTAAAACCTCTCAAAAACACTTTCGAGAGATTCTTCAGATTGAAAAAACAAATTGGAGAGCGCAGGTTTTTCTTGCTTTTTCTCATATTCTTTCAGTTTTACAAGAGGGTTCACCAAAAGAAAAATATGAATCTCTTGAAATAGGAGCAACCCTTGCACAAGAAGTCCTAGAGAAAAGCAACACTCCTTCAACTCTTCAACTTGCAAAGTCTCTTCTTGAATGGGAAAAAGAGCTTCAGGATAAAGTTAAAACTAGTCCGTAAAATTTTAGGAGGAAAAAAGATATGCCCGATAATAGAATTTCTGAAATTAATCCAATCCCTCCAAATCCTGATAGAAATCCTACTCATTCTTTAGGGGATTCACAAGAGACTGAAAATGCGACTCCTTTTTCATTACCTTCATCAAAGGATAAAGCAGAGTTTGAAATGGGTGAAATAAAAAAAACTCCGATGGATTTTGCTAGAGAGCAAGCTCAGCAAAATATCAAGAAACTGACTCCTGAACAGTTAAATCATGCTATGGAAGGATTACAAAATCAACTTGGAGATGTAGCGACAAAACTTAAAAATCCAAATATCACTAAAAAATTTACAGAAGATCATTATGAAGCTTTGGACAAAATTGTTGAGGAAATGTCTTCTGACATGGGAGCCATTGGAAAACATACGAATCAGACATTCCCTTCTGCTCATCGAATGAATGATGAATCACCTTTAAGTTATATTACCCGTTGGATTAATGGATCTCAGCAGACTTTGAGTTCAGCGATAAATTTCATAGGGAAAGATAAAAATCCCAATCCTGCTTCCTTTTTAAAATTACAATACTCAGTTCAACGAGCTGTTCAAAGAGGTGAATTGTTTGCCAGCATTGTTGGAGCCTCTGTCTCAGGCATTAAAACTATCATGAGTACGCAGTTAGGATAAATATGAATGAAGAGACCACTGGCTTCGAAAAACTGATATCCAGTTTAGAAGAGGTACAGTTAACAACTGTCATGGGCCGGATTACAGAAGTTGTAGGGATGCTGATTAAGGCTGTTGTCCCTCAGGTGCGGATCGGTGAGGTTTGTCTAGTTAAACGAAAAGATCTCCCACCGCTCATTACTGAAGTCGTAGGATTCACACAAGACCAAGTTTATCTTTCTCCTTTAGGGGAAATGACTGGGATAGGTCCTTCTTCAGAAGTGATTCCAACTGGGTTACCTCTCCATATTAAAGTGGGTCCTAAGTTATTAGGAAGAGTGTTAAATGGCATTGGAGAGCCTCTTGATATTGAGACAAAAGGCCCTTTAAATTTGACTCAAACCTGTCCGATTTTTCGTTCTCCACCAGATCCTCTAAAAAGGCAACGGATTAAAGAACCCATCTCAACAGGGGTAAGATCTATAGATGGCCTTTTGACATGTGGGCGTGGCCAGCGCATTGGAATTTTTGCAGGAGCGGGTGTGGGTAAATCTACATTGATTGGAATGATTGCTCGGAGTTCTGAAGCGGATATTAATGTGATTGCACTTATTGGTGAAAGAGGGCGAGAGGTTAGAGAATTTATAGAAAAAGATCTTGGGACAGAAGGATTGGCGCGTTCAGTCATTATTGTATCTACTTCTGATCAAGCTTCTCAGCTTCGTTTGAATGCAGCGTATGTCGGAACGGCGATTGCTGAGTATTTTCGTGATCAAGGTAAAACTGTCATTTTGATTATGGATTCAGTCACGCGTTTTGCAAGAGCTTTAAGAGAGGTGGGATTAGCAGCTGGTGAACCCCCTGCTCGTGCAGGTTATACACCTTCTGTCTTTTCTACTCTTCCTCGTTTGCTTGAAAGATCAGGAAATTCTGATAAAGGTTCAATCACAGCCTTCTATACAATCTTAGTTGCTGGTGATGATATGAACGAACCTGTTGCAGATGAAGTAAAGTCTATTTTGGATGGTCATATTGTTCTTTCAAATACCCTGGCACAAGGGTATCACTATCCTGCCATTGATGTGTTGGCGTCTATTAGTCGTCTAGTGAATGAAGTGACAGATCCAGCACATCTTAAAATGATTAGTAAAGCACGAGAAGTATTGGCTAACTATAGAAAAAATGAAATGTTAATTCGCATTGGAGAATATAAACGGGGATCGGATCGTGATGCTGATTATGCGATTGATCATATCAATAAACTGAACCGTTTTTTAAAACAGACAATTGAAGAAAAATCTTCTTTTAAAGAAACCATTCAACAGCTTAAGGCGCTCTTTAGATAGTTCTAAACAATAAATTAGAGAATGATTTTTTTTGAACAAAAATTTGGGATATGTAAGAGATCGTGTTTACAATCTATGGTTTTCTGTTTAAAAAAATGGTGTTTAAGAAACCTGCTAACTTGATTTTCGAGAATAGAGTCTAAACAAGTATTTTGGTAGATAAAAAATGGCAAAAAAACTCTATCCACTTCAACAAGTGCTCTTGGTCAAGAAGGATCGGGTAGAAAAAGCAGAAAAGGTTGTGCAGAAAAAAAAGCAAGCACTAACAATTGAAGAAGATAAGTTAAAAAAAATTGAAGAAGCACGAAATCTTGTTTTAAATCATCATAACAGCAAGTTAGCTCAATTAAGAGAGGCTCTGGATAAAGGAACCACGAGTAATGAAGTTTTACAAATGAAGTCTTATTTAAAAGTGGTTAAAGAAAAACTAGAAAAAGAAGAAAAAAAAGTTGAAACACAACAACAACAGGTAAAAATTGCCAAGAGGGATCTTCAAGAGGCACAAGATCATCTTAAGATCAAAAGAGTTGAGGAAGAAAAGCTTTCTTTACATAAAGAAGCATGGGATAAAGAAGTTCAGGCTGAACTGATAAAAAAAGAAGCAAAAGAACAAGATGAAATTGGCCAGATTGTTTATACCTCTCAGAAAAAAAAACAAAAGGAATCGTAATTATGAAAATTCCCCCATCAAATCGAGAAACAGGTGTCTTTTCAAAAAGGGAACGTAATAAAGAACCAGTCGATCATAAGAAAACAAACAAAGATTTCACACTGCCAAGAAAAAAAGAAGAGAGCAAAGATAAGAAAGAGTCACTTTTTGATATTGCTGGTGCTGAATTAGGATTGAAAGAATTGAAACAATCTCAGGAGTTTTCCGAAAGTCAAGAGATTGCTTCTCAAGATATTTCAGAAATAAAAACAGATATCACTGCAATTAGCAAATTGATTCAAAATATGGTTAAAGAAATGCAAATTGGACAGCTTGAGGGAAAAGATTTTGCTAACATCCAGTTATCAGAAGCCTCTATGAATCTTCCTGAAGCGTTTTTAGGGAGCCACTTGACGTTAAGTTATGAAGAAAATCAATTGACCATTCATTTTGATAATTTTATGACTCCTCAGCAAGAAAACAATGCGATGATCATGGTTGAGAAACATAAACAGCAGTTATTAGATATGATTCAAACTTTACAACAAAAAAATATTTATATTAAAGAAATGAGTATCGGAGAACGTGCCATTACACTGCCTCGCATTGAATCTCATCCGACGGCTTTTCGTTCGATAGCTGCTCAAGAGGGTACAATGAAAGAAGATCAAAAGTCGGGCTATGAAAAAGATCGTGAAGAGGAGACTAGCTCTGAATAATCGACTTGGGATATAGTAAAGATATAGAAATTGAAAAAATCATGGCTATGACTGCTGATAAACCTCTTGATTGGATTAGGGAGGTCGAACGTCTTCTCCTTAATCTTGAAGAAAAACCGCAATTTGGGCTTCCTGCACCCTTTGATTGGAAAGTTTTTGAAAAACGTCTGCAAGAAGTGCTTGGACATGGCTTATTGAAAACTGGATATGATATTAAAGGTTGGGAAGTTGGGGGTAAGATATGGTCTGGTTTAGGGAAAGGGCTGATGTGTTTACCGATCGAATGGGTCCCCTTAACACTTCCTGTGTATTTTCTGACAAACGGTCAAGATCTTAAACAATTGATGAGAAATCTTCTTGGAGAAAAAAAAGAAACCGCTTACTTTTACGATCCTTCCCTTGTTGAAGGGTTTTACTATTATTTTATTGCTGAAATTCTTTCTATTCTTGAGAATTTGAATTTTGCCTCTCCTCTTTCTCCTAGATTGGGTGAGGTTTGCGAGGATATTCAACAAGTCATTGGAGAACAACCTTGTTTTGTCATCAACATATTCTGTTCTCTGAATCAACAACCCTTTCGAGCTAAATTACTCCTAACAGCAGATTTTCGTCGTGAATGGAAAAGTTATTTTTCTCATCTTCTTCCCTCTACTCTATCTTGTGAGGTTAAGGAGAAAATCAATTTAGATATCAGTTTAGAGATTGGTCATACAAGGCTTAAGTTTAAAGAATGGAAAAACGTAAAGAAGGGAGATTTTATTTTACTCGATCATTGCTCATACGATCCAGTGAAAAAAAAGGGAGGGGTTGTTCTATCTCTTAATCAAAAATCTCTTTTTCGAGGGCGTTTTAAAGAAAGAGGCATTAAAATCACTGA contains:
- a CDS encoding DUF5421 family protein, which translates into the protein MKIPPSNRETGVFSKRERNKEPVDHKKTNKDFTLPRKKEESKDKKESLFDIAGAELGLKELKQSQEFSESQEIASQDISEIKTDITAISKLIQNMVKEMQIGQLEGKDFANIQLSEASMNLPEAFLGSHLTLSYEENQLTIHFDNFMTPQQENNAMIMVEKHKQQLLDMIQTLQQKNIYIKEMSIGERAITLPRIESHPTAFRSIAAQEGTMKEDQKSGYEKDREEETSSE
- the sctQ gene encoding type III secretion system cytoplasmic ring protein SctQ, which gives rise to MGYSKDIEIEKIMAMTADKPLDWIREVERLLLNLEEKPQFGLPAPFDWKVFEKRLQEVLGHGLLKTGYDIKGWEVGGKIWSGLGKGLMCLPIEWVPLTLPVYFLTNGQDLKQLMRNLLGEKKETAYFYDPSLVEGFYYYFIAEILSILENLNFASPLSPRLGEVCEDIQQVIGEQPCFVINIFCSLNQQPFRAKLLLTADFRREWKSYFSHLLPSTLSCEVKEKINLDISLEIGHTRLKFKEWKNVKKGDFILLDHCSYDPVKKKGGVVLSLNQKSLFRGRFKERGIKITEYPNYQEVSTFMDEEPFFDMNQSEDFTSELEDENPSLKDLEDFDEEESMKKMELIPNETTIAIEELPIDLTVEVGRLRMTAKALMDLNPGNLIEINVHPEQGVDLVVNGKKVGRGELIRIGETLGVRILSL
- the sctD gene encoding type III secretion system inner membrane ring subunit SctD; this translates as MNAEFVAEEGVLKGLILSLEDGQEWSFGSDPDQVTIVIEDPKVSPKHFICYKTPEGYFIENLSQESPTLLNNAAFSSRKQLQAGDKVGVGKTIFQFYPEGALSKYAFEPEYAFESETPFLDSEEEGEPFLKEEDKNLDQTSSPVDQEEIDEEEENRNDQEESRNDRGIEYSNDSDEEIAKEAMEDGDAEYKEELSYPIDSSGKQEDLAREEIFRQVEDSEVMIDLTPTTRFLIKVISGPNTGAEFALELEHKYLIGTDSETCDLVFNDLSVSREHARLLLNEDGEIFIEDLGSRNGVIVDNERIVNSTQLFANVVVALGTSAFLLIDKEAPSETIVTQVFETSQKKKEEVLEEGTHQESNPSLPIKQSLNPLAHGSLILALFIAGLAVLFGIGMVSLLQTSEVIIEKQDYPKEIQEILKDYPAIQYTYNPLSGKLFLMGHVRTGVEMNELLYKIKNLIFIHGLENNIVNDEAVWQEMNILLSKISQFKGVSMHSPQAGIFIISGYLKTHLQASNLIDYLNINFNYPNLLENHVFVEEQIIQDVSAQLIQHGFGAVTPAFSTGELLLTGYINSTQTYEYKSLVDAFEKILGIRSIKNFVVAVSSEQGLIDLNRRYPNKYRVTGFSKHGDVNINVVINGRILTRGDQIDLMTITSIQPHAIFLEKDGLKYKIEYNK
- a CDS encoding type III secretion T3S chaperone: MAKKLYPLQQVLLVKKDRVEKAEKVVQKKKQALTIEEDKLKKIEEARNLVLNHHNSKLAQLREALDKGTTSNEVLQMKSYLKVVKEKLEKEEKKVETQQQQVKIAKRDLQEAQDHLKIKRVEEEKLSLHKEAWDKEVQAELIKKEAKEQDEIGQIVYTSQKKKQKES
- a CDS encoding DUF5407 family protein, whose amino-acid sequence is MTGQGSAPSFDFNKILKGLESYVQSVQTYLNQLEAATGGTVNLATMFNMQFHMQIMSQYIEAVSNALSAVHNEMVTMARAVKGQ
- a CDS encoding DUF5398 family protein; this encodes MESDKKKIQSVDYSFDLEEELKDVGKLRALKEQIEERISQLKILLRKGENKKKFDQSQTLLHGYLALQKVVQRVNRKVL
- the sctN gene encoding type III secretion system ATPase SctN — translated: MNEETTGFEKLISSLEEVQLTTVMGRITEVVGMLIKAVVPQVRIGEVCLVKRKDLPPLITEVVGFTQDQVYLSPLGEMTGIGPSSEVIPTGLPLHIKVGPKLLGRVLNGIGEPLDIETKGPLNLTQTCPIFRSPPDPLKRQRIKEPISTGVRSIDGLLTCGRGQRIGIFAGAGVGKSTLIGMIARSSEADINVIALIGERGREVREFIEKDLGTEGLARSVIIVSTSDQASQLRLNAAYVGTAIAEYFRDQGKTVILIMDSVTRFARALREVGLAAGEPPARAGYTPSVFSTLPRLLERSGNSDKGSITAFYTILVAGDDMNEPVADEVKSILDGHIVLSNTLAQGYHYPAIDVLASISRLVNEVTDPAHLKMISKAREVLANYRKNEMLIRIGEYKRGSDRDADYAIDHINKLNRFLKQTIEEKSSFKETIQQLKALFR